Sequence from the Maribacter aquivivus genome:
TGGATTATACTAAAATTCCACATAGTACTGCAAGAGTGAGTCAATTTAACTTGAATCCTATTATAGATGAATCTGTAAGGGTAGTCTCTGTTTATGAAACAATGAATATTAATGACAGGGGTATAGATTCTTTATATGCGTATGTAGCAAAAGGCGGTACTTTGCAGATAACAAAGGCATTAAGTGATCCTAGAATGTTTTTTTTAATGGGTATTAGGCCAGAAACAGATCCAAAAAAAAATATTATAGCAAAAGGTTTTCATTTGAATAGGTCCCTATTTCCCAATAAGTTAGGTTTTTCCTATTCTTTTAAAGATCCTTTTTTGGGGTATGACGGAGATAATTTTAAAAACGAGGCGGTTACCATAGTCTCCGCAATGAATGATTCTAATTATCCTGTAGTACTAAAACATAAAGTAGGAAATGGTAATGTGGTACTTTTAAATTTAGATTTCACACTTCAAAAAAATATGAGAGGACTTCTTTTTTCCACCCTTCTGTATGGTTTAGAAGGTATTCCTTATCCCGTTGCTAATGTGTCCACCATTTTTTTGGACGATTTTCCTTCCCCTATGTACAACATACTTAAGGAGCCCATAAAGTCTGAAATGAATTTGACCATGGCGGATTATGTAAAGGATGTTTGGTGGCCCGACATGAAAAAACTAGCTAAAAGACATGATATTAAATATACAGCCTATCTGACGTTTGACTATAATAACAATACAACCCCACCTTTTGTCTTTAAAGAGTGGGATGCTACTAGAACTTTGACTAAAAAAGAGGGTAATCAAAGTAGTAGCGCATGGATTACAAAAAACATAATTAGCAGCGGCCATGAATTAGGTTTTCACGGGTATAACCATGTATCACTATTGGAGCAAGAATGGAAAAATCCGGTATTTATATCAACTGCCTTGAAATCTGCTTTAAAAAAGTGGAATATATTGGATTTTCAGAATATGCCTATTTCCTATGTACCTCCTAGTAATTATATAGATAGTATGGGGATGCAAAGATTAGTTGAGACAATGCCAAGTTTACGTTTTATGCAAAGCACCTATTTAGGCCATTTTGAAGAGGGTGGAAATAGGGAGTTTGATCCAGAACCATGGAATAAACATTTTTTTGATTATCCAAGAATAAGTAGTGGTTTTAATATAGAACCAGAAAAAGAATGGGCTATAGAATCTATGTATATCTATACTGGAATATGGACACACTTTATACATCCGGATGATATTTATCAAATACCCGATGGGTCAAATAAAGAAACTAGTGCCGATTTTGATTACCGGAATAAATATAGGTTGAACTGGTATTCTGCAAATGGAAAAAAGGGAATGTTAGATACCTTTGAGGATTACTTGGTAGCTTTTAAGAAAAACCACCCTTTTACAAGATTTTTTAACGCCACACAATCCTCATATATTACAAGTAATTGGAGATATGGGCGGTTCAACCATATGTATGATAATGGTATTTATGAAGTAGAAAGTTTTGCACATGAAAATGGTAAGGGACCATATTATTGGTTCATTTACGTTGACAATGAACATATAGAGGATGCTGATTTAATATTCTCAAATAAAAATATTAGGAATAGGAAACTACCCATATTGAATGGTTTCCTTTATACCATAGAAACACCTGCACCTTATCTATTTGTTAAGGATTTTGAAAAGCGGTTATCGGCAGATAAAGAAAGTGCGCTTTTTAATAAAGTCTTACAGAAAAGGGACACCTATTATGTATTGAGGAAGTCACTAGTACCATTGGAAAACCAACTTAAAAAATTGGTAAGTAATGATAATATACCTGAAGCCATAGAATTAATCGAAAATTATTTAAGCGCAAACGGGCAGGCAAATAAGACTTTGTTAAAAAAGTATGCAACCTATATGAGTTGGCAAAACAAAGGAAATGCTTTTTGGGATAAATACAATCTCTATTTTCTAAAAAGCCAAGACAGCTTATTATCCGATTTATCAAATGAATTAAGTAAAATCGTGTATTATCCTACCAACGAGGTAAGACAACTTTGGTTAGAAAGACAATTAAAATTTAATACTAAGAATAGTTCAGTTCTCAATGAATATTATGATGATTTCAATACACCAGAAAATATACTAATGATAAAGTATGTGTTAAGGCGATTATGTGTATTGGAACCTTCATTAAAAAACGAAAAAAGATATATTAGGCTTTTATTACAAACAAATGCTCAGGAACTGATGAGTAAATTACATACAGTAACCCCCTGCAGTTTAAACGATAAGGCATTGGCAACAGATATTGCGTGGACCTATGCTAACCGACTATTATTTGATAAAGCCTTGCAATGGCAAAGTTGTAGCGAAAATATAAATCAGGCAACGATTGATTATTGGCGTTTACATACAAAGGATCTTATAAAATTTAAAACACAAGATTATAACTATTACCTGAGTTTGCTAATAGCAAATGACACTAAAAAGGCCGCTCAAGAGTTACGGGGAAAAGCCCCTTGCCAAGAAGGTTTAAAGGAATATGCAGATAAAATCACAAAGCTTTTTGGTGATCTGGGTGACTATACTAATGCATTGGCCTGGTCGGTATGTGCAGAGAATATTTCTGTAATAGATAAAATGAATTGGTATTTTGAAGTTGGTCAAATGGATATCTTAAAAGATTTTTTCAAGAAATACATTAGGGATTACCCTGCTGATTTTGAAGCCAGTAACTATATGACCACCTTGTTATTATACAATGGTGAGGTAAAAGAAGCGGCAAAAATTACAATCGGCGTTCCGATGCATGAAAGGGATGTGAAAATGTTGGCTGTATTAAATAATGAGGTAAAACAAATGGATTTACAACCTCAACTCGAATTTTATAGGGTATTTCAGGGGCTTTTGAGCCCATCTTTAGTCATAGACATTCAAAAAAAGGAAAGAAAACAACAGGGGAGTAGTTTAGGTGTGGAATACTTTAGTATAAATAATAAACTAGACCCCACTTTATCTTCTTTTGGTCTTTACTACGATTATTTTAATAAAAAAGGAAATAGACATCGTTTTATGCTTACCCAATCAGCTATGTTGCCTATTGAGATGGAAACGTTCCTGCCAGACAATATGGAAAGGCAGTTATTTGGGGTAGATTATAGATTCGATTTACAACCTAATAATGATAAAAATTATTATTTCCACGGAAGGATTGAAAAGGACGATACCAGTACCTTTTATTTTCAGGCTGGTATTGGTTTTAACAAAAACAAGGGCAAGAAATTTACGGCCTTGCAGTTAGAGATTTTTCCCGTAAGGTCAGGTCCTGGGCATGTACTTAAGATTTATAGATTTATGTTCAATGCTTATAAGGAAATTCCATTAGGAAACCGTTTTTTACAGATTCTAGCATTAGAGTCTAATTATTATACAGATGGTGAATATGACGCTACTATACTTGCCAATTTAAGGTATGATATTTTTAAAGAGAGCAAATTTCAATTTGGACCATTACTTGAAGGAGCTTTGGGTAGAGGCTCTATTGATCGTCGTTTAGGATATCCTTATTGGTTGGCAAAAAAGAGAATCTATGGAGGTGGAGGGGCACAATTAACTCTTGGGAATGATAAAACTAGGTTTAAGCTACTAACGGATTTTGGAATTTTTGCGGAAAATGAACAGCCCAATTTTGAAAGGTATACCGGTAACTTATCATATCGTTTGGCAGATTATACCACACTTAATAGCTCTTTTGAAGTGTATACCATTAAAAACTTTTATTCAAATGTTTTCCGTATGGGAATTCAATATAAGTTTTAATAATCTTTTTTAAGATGTAAACTATAAAAGTACTACTAATCAAAATCTGTAAGAATATTACAGATTATTCAAGCGTTACATTTTTTAAAAACTAATAGTATAATTATATATCCAATTAAAATTTAAATTGGTTTAAACTGATAATTTTTAGTACGTATTAAATAGAATAACCCCATTTGAAGCTTGGGTTCCGTAACCCGCAGCATCTG
This genomic interval carries:
- a CDS encoding DUF2194 domain-containing protein, translating into MKKGPIYVLLILLFFVIVGCQKDLYRFTTQFKDPKISKGSPVVLLITDANLHGNVLESENLKKTLDYTKIPHSTARVSQFNLNPIIDESVRVVSVYETMNINDRGIDSLYAYVAKGGTLQITKALSDPRMFFLMGIRPETDPKKNIIAKGFHLNRSLFPNKLGFSYSFKDPFLGYDGDNFKNEAVTIVSAMNDSNYPVVLKHKVGNGNVVLLNLDFTLQKNMRGLLFSTLLYGLEGIPYPVANVSTIFLDDFPSPMYNILKEPIKSEMNLTMADYVKDVWWPDMKKLAKRHDIKYTAYLTFDYNNNTTPPFVFKEWDATRTLTKKEGNQSSSAWITKNIISSGHELGFHGYNHVSLLEQEWKNPVFISTALKSALKKWNILDFQNMPISYVPPSNYIDSMGMQRLVETMPSLRFMQSTYLGHFEEGGNREFDPEPWNKHFFDYPRISSGFNIEPEKEWAIESMYIYTGIWTHFIHPDDIYQIPDGSNKETSADFDYRNKYRLNWYSANGKKGMLDTFEDYLVAFKKNHPFTRFFNATQSSYITSNWRYGRFNHMYDNGIYEVESFAHENGKGPYYWFIYVDNEHIEDADLIFSNKNIRNRKLPILNGFLYTIETPAPYLFVKDFEKRLSADKESALFNKVLQKRDTYYVLRKSLVPLENQLKKLVSNDNIPEAIELIENYLSANGQANKTLLKKYATYMSWQNKGNAFWDKYNLYFLKSQDSLLSDLSNELSKIVYYPTNEVRQLWLERQLKFNTKNSSVLNEYYDDFNTPENILMIKYVLRRLCVLEPSLKNEKRYIRLLLQTNAQELMSKLHTVTPCSLNDKALATDIAWTYANRLLFDKALQWQSCSENINQATIDYWRLHTKDLIKFKTQDYNYYLSLLIANDTKKAAQELRGKAPCQEGLKEYADKITKLFGDLGDYTNALAWSVCAENISVIDKMNWYFEVGQMDILKDFFKKYIRDYPADFEASNYMTTLLLYNGEVKEAAKITIGVPMHERDVKMLAVLNNEVKQMDLQPQLEFYRVFQGLLSPSLVIDIQKKERKQQGSSLGVEYFSINNKLDPTLSSFGLYYDYFNKKGNRHRFMLTQSAMLPIEMETFLPDNMERQLFGVDYRFDLQPNNDKNYYFHGRIEKDDTSTFYFQAGIGFNKNKGKKFTALQLEIFPVRSGPGHVLKIYRFMFNAYKEIPLGNRFLQILALESNYYTDGEYDATILANLRYDIFKESKFQFGPLLEGALGRGSIDRRLGYPYWLAKKRIYGGGGAQLTLGNDKTRFKLLTDFGIFAENEQPNFERYTGNLSYRLADYTTLNSSFEVYTIKNFYSNVFRMGIQYKF